A window of the Parvularcula bermudensis HTCC2503 genome harbors these coding sequences:
- a CDS encoding aminotransferase class IV, with protein sequence MELVDIIDGAPVKGDARVLPLRDRSFLYGDGLFETIAVHGGVPFGLDDHLDRLTRGLKVMGVAPSLVLARAERSLAAALQHNDLTSGGVLRLTVSRGTGVRGLSSRGLDQPLVAVLVGAAPGAEALRQPRTAVTTKRRRPHPETLSPHLKCAQYLGAILATDEAETAGRNEALLLDWQGTSVACATIANIFVLIDETLITPPLSTGALAGTMRARLMAMAAAEGREVREDLITADLLAKASALFLTNAVRGIVPCAQLDDRHFAASALGAHLQQRVRAQIIAACGTCWLPAP encoded by the coding sequence ATGGAACTTGTGGATATCATCGACGGCGCGCCCGTTAAGGGGGATGCGCGGGTATTGCCGCTCCGTGATCGGAGCTTCCTTTACGGTGACGGTCTTTTCGAAACGATTGCGGTTCACGGGGGCGTCCCATTCGGTCTTGACGATCATTTGGATCGGTTGACTCGCGGGCTGAAGGTCATGGGGGTGGCCCCGTCCCTCGTTTTGGCGCGGGCGGAGCGAAGCCTCGCAGCCGCCTTGCAGCATAATGATCTGACGTCGGGGGGCGTTCTTCGGCTCACCGTGTCGCGCGGCACGGGGGTGCGCGGATTATCGTCCCGCGGGCTCGATCAACCACTTGTCGCGGTGCTGGTCGGCGCGGCTCCCGGTGCCGAAGCGTTGAGGCAGCCGCGAACAGCCGTCACGACAAAGCGGCGGCGACCCCATCCTGAGACCCTCAGCCCCCATCTCAAATGTGCGCAATATTTGGGGGCCATTCTCGCAACGGATGAGGCGGAGACCGCGGGGCGGAACGAGGCTCTCCTGCTTGACTGGCAGGGCACGAGCGTTGCCTGTGCGACCATCGCGAATATCTTTGTCCTGATTGACGAAACGCTTATCACCCCGCCGCTCTCGACCGGGGCTCTTGCTGGCACCATGCGGGCCCGGCTGATGGCGATGGCGGCGGCGGAGGGGCGGGAGGTGCGGGAGGATCTTATCACCGCAGACCTGCTCGCCAAGGCATCGGCTCTCTTTTTGACGAATGCGGTTCGCGGAATCGTCCCCTGCGCCCAGCTTGACGACCGGCACTTCGCCGCTTCAGCGCTGGGGGCGCATTTACAGCAGCGGGTCCGCGCGCAAATCATCGCGGCTTGCGGCACTTGCTGGTTACCGGCGCCTTGA